A stretch of DNA from Lodderomyces elongisporus chromosome 4, complete sequence:
AACACCGGGTAATTCCGTTTATCCACTACTAGCTCCAACGCCTTGGTTATGGTCTGTTCATTTAACGAGTCCCACGGGTTGAGACTCACCAACCGCTGATGAAATCTACGCTGAGGAATAGGCGGCTCCGCCATGCCTGTCCCAGCAATTTCATCACCCTCTGCGTTGGTCGcacttgtatttgtatttgtatttgtatttgtatttatatttGCACTTGTATCTGTACTTGTATCTGTACTTGTATCTGTACTGGTAGTCGCTTTTACATTTGCATCTGCAATTGTGTTAGGGTCAGCATTTGTGTTTGACTCTAATTTTGCATTGGTGATGTGATCTTGTATTggctcatcatcatacgcATATTCACTCATTCCAGCAACAAACTCAACTTGGATATCTTGTGCAGCGCAGTAATCCAAAAATTCGTCATTTGGCTCCTCTGATGCAAGCCAAATAATGGTCTTGAGATTCAATTGATTCAAAAAGGACTGATTAATCATTGATGGCTGACCTGATCTATATAGCTGCCTTTCAACCGGACAGAAATTGAGCGGAGGAATTATGCGAAGTGAAGGTGGTTCAGTAATTTTTCGAAGATTAAGATTGTTTCCCTCAAAAGGAATATGCTGTTGTCGTTGAAGAGACTCATCTTGGATTCTTTGCAggtgcagcagcagctcCTTTGTCTGTGAAGCATTTAGCAGTTGTGTGAGTTTAGACTCCTCTAATTTCACCACATCATTAGGg
This window harbors:
- the OCA1 gene encoding tyrosine-protein phosphatase required for protection against superoxide stress (By similarity); the protein is MSIEQSVLKSGTGDSFQGIEKKDPNDVVKLEESKLTQSLNASQTKESSSHSQRIQDESLQRQQHIPFEGNNLNLRKITEPPSLRIIPPLNFCPVERQLYRSGQPSMINQSFLNQLNLKTIIWLASEEPNDEFLDYCAAQDIQVEFVAGMSEYAYDDEPIQDHITNAKLESNTNADPNTIADANVKATTSTDTSTDTSTDTSANINTNTNTNTNTSATNAEGDEIAGTGMAEPPIPQRRFHQRLVSLNPWDSLNEQTITKALELVVDKRNYPVLVCCGMGRHRTGTVIGCLRRLQGWNLASVSEEYRRFTGARGGRILVELLIEGFDIRTVKIDPELAPDWLKVRS